The Treponema medium genome has a window encoding:
- a CDS encoding DUF5312 family protein, translated as MAQKKESFLTRILQLFFPQADAEAIKKRHLKALAKEISKNKFGKWYKPSSEELQQQMARFFFELYKIVGPARALLASAASSKVLKSITVEQNLSKQQHQIREKLTPEAIKERAKTTNQKELSLQVQKEFDAFMREFDGKKIDEIDTLYRQLNEFIHFVLFDYYFFLKKFDPALPEDKFSYTPNFSNVNGEYLKDELNDFIVVLNGLSLDANWEKLFAIITAYKNVQPVNAPQWKKYLGLLNDVRRSHILEKIIQHITKNPTYIVEISPFTEKVTDEYLKQIERSIDNTLKDIVAEQKNSQVAVLVQRVFGNVIPSGTKNYNPRSNAAFEKRGLEGYIYADAMNYLKSFLVEYFKSDVRALSDLILVRGQWTQQVLSAEYSESYHNLMHISTKLLEFDEKLSEVSEMGVKFRTLLSRMEREKEAGRQVQKHLDNVNEAALKLLKVAIKNIMTLGNAIKNCIADYDKPHRDLLQNWKEIEQHSDKPIREWMTAVYTKIYNFIMLEQVVLKKEE; from the coding sequence ATGGCACAGAAAAAAGAATCTTTCCTTACACGCATATTACAGCTTTTTTTTCCGCAGGCTGATGCAGAGGCGATAAAGAAACGGCACTTAAAAGCGTTGGCAAAGGAAATTTCAAAAAATAAATTCGGAAAATGGTATAAACCCTCTTCTGAGGAGCTTCAGCAACAGATGGCTCGTTTCTTTTTTGAACTGTACAAGATTGTCGGTCCTGCACGAGCGCTTCTTGCAAGTGCTGCCTCGTCAAAGGTTCTCAAGTCTATCACCGTAGAGCAAAATTTGTCAAAACAGCAGCATCAAATACGAGAAAAGCTGACGCCCGAAGCTATTAAAGAACGCGCAAAAACAACCAATCAAAAAGAGCTGAGTCTTCAGGTACAGAAAGAATTTGATGCTTTTATGCGTGAATTTGACGGCAAAAAGATAGATGAGATCGATACATTGTACCGACAGCTCAACGAATTTATCCATTTTGTGCTGTTTGATTATTACTTCTTTTTAAAAAAATTTGATCCCGCCTTGCCGGAAGATAAATTTTCTTATACACCAAACTTTTCGAATGTCAACGGTGAATATCTTAAAGATGAATTAAACGATTTTATCGTTGTACTTAACGGGCTTTCGCTTGATGCAAATTGGGAAAAGCTTTTTGCAATTATTACTGCATACAAAAATGTACAACCGGTTAATGCTCCGCAGTGGAAAAAATATCTTGGCCTTTTAAATGACGTACGCCGTTCTCATATTCTGGAAAAAATTATTCAGCATATTACAAAAAATCCTACCTATATAGTGGAAATCAGTCCTTTCACCGAAAAGGTTACCGATGAGTATCTTAAACAAATAGAACGATCTATTGATAATACGTTAAAAGATATTGTTGCGGAACAAAAGAATTCTCAAGTAGCAGTATTGGTACAGCGTGTATTTGGGAATGTTATTCCTTCAGGTACTAAAAACTATAATCCGCGTTCCAATGCGGCATTTGAGAAACGAGGGCTTGAAGGTTATATCTATGCCGATGCAATGAACTACCTCAAATCATTTTTAGTTGAATACTTTAAAAGTGATGTCAGGGCTCTCTCCGATTTAATTTTAGTACGCGGGCAATGGACACAGCAGGTTCTGTCTGCCGAATATTCAGAAAGCTATCATAATTTAATGCATATTTCGACCAAACTTTTGGAGTTTGACGAAAAGCTTTCAGAAGTTTCCGAAATGGGGGTTAAATTCCGTACGCTGTTGTCACGAATGGAGCGGGAGAAAGAAGCCGGCCGCCAAGTACAAAAACACTTGGATAATGTTAACGAAGCCGCTCTTAAATTGCTTAAAGTTGCTATTAAAAATATTATGACGCTTGGAAATGCTATAAAGAATTGTATTGCCGACTATGATAAACCTCATCGCGATTTACTGCAAAACTGGAAGGAAATCGAACAGCATTCCGATAAGCCCATACGGGAATGGATGACTGCTGTTTATACAAAAATTTATAATTTTATCATGCTTGAACAGGTCGTTTTAAAGAAAGAAGAATAG
- a CDS encoding ATP-dependent 6-phosphofructokinase: MRRDEEFDFTIETLGPCKIPSPIHLSNVVGDRIANYVTNDDFIRFRLESKVGEQYGPFKREQLIEKAGPREKIFFNPSHVHAGIITCGGLCPGLNDVIRSVVRCLWGRYGVKRISGIRFGFKGLLPDYHFDVMPLNPTVVDACHKTGGTILGTSRGGGTRVVEIVDGIERLNLNILFVIGGDGTQKGALEIAKEIERRNLCISVVGIPKTVDNDLSFIQKSFGFDTAVVKASEAVAAARMEAQSQINGIGLVKLMGRESGFIATHTAIASHEVDFVLIPEIPFDMQGENGFLKHLEDRLEQSHYTVIVVAEGAGQDLMQSKNETDDSGNKRLSDIGVFLKEQIDAYFKAKSIHINLKYIDPSYQIRSAPAAPVDSIYCERLGNNAVHAAMAGKTKLIVGLMYNKFVHLPINVVVRSRNYVEPDGSLWRDALDATGQPPLMKNKIRENRRETPTAH; encoded by the coding sequence ATGCGCCGTGATGAGGAATTTGATTTTACCATTGAGACACTCGGCCCCTGTAAAATACCGTCTCCCATTCACCTGTCAAACGTAGTTGGAGACCGTATCGCTAATTATGTTACGAATGATGATTTTATACGCTTTCGGCTGGAATCCAAAGTCGGAGAGCAGTACGGCCCCTTTAAGCGTGAACAACTTATCGAAAAAGCAGGCCCGCGGGAAAAAATATTCTTTAATCCGAGCCACGTACACGCAGGTATTATCACATGCGGTGGACTGTGTCCCGGTCTTAATGACGTTATCCGCTCGGTAGTACGCTGTTTGTGGGGACGGTACGGCGTAAAACGAATAAGCGGTATTCGATTCGGCTTCAAAGGACTTTTACCGGATTACCATTTTGACGTTATGCCCTTAAATCCGACAGTTGTAGACGCATGCCATAAAACGGGAGGCACAATCCTCGGTACTTCGCGCGGTGGCGGCACCCGAGTTGTCGAAATTGTCGATGGAATTGAACGCCTCAATTTAAATATCCTCTTTGTTATCGGAGGAGATGGAACGCAAAAAGGCGCTTTGGAAATTGCAAAAGAGATTGAACGGCGAAACCTTTGTATCTCCGTTGTCGGCATTCCAAAAACCGTTGACAACGACTTATCATTCATTCAAAAATCTTTCGGATTCGACACGGCAGTTGTAAAAGCCTCCGAAGCAGTTGCCGCCGCCCGTATGGAAGCACAATCTCAGATTAACGGTATTGGATTAGTCAAGCTGATGGGACGAGAATCGGGCTTTATTGCCACGCATACCGCTATCGCAAGTCATGAAGTTGACTTTGTACTCATCCCCGAAATTCCTTTCGATATGCAAGGCGAAAACGGTTTTTTAAAGCATCTGGAAGACCGTTTGGAACAAAGTCATTATACGGTCATTGTTGTTGCGGAAGGGGCAGGGCAAGACTTGATGCAGAGCAAAAATGAAACCGACGATTCGGGGAATAAGCGCCTTTCCGATATCGGTGTATTCTTAAAAGAACAAATTGACGCTTACTTTAAGGCAAAATCCATCCATATCAATTTAAAGTATATCGATCCGAGCTATCAAATTCGTTCGGCGCCGGCCGCACCGGTTGACTCCATTTACTGCGAACGGCTCGGGAATAATGCGGTACATGCTGCTATGGCAGGCAAGACAAAACTGATTGTGGGGCTGATGTACAACAAGTTTGTTCACCTACCGATCAATGTCGTTGTCCGTTCACGCAACTATGTTGAACCGGACGGCTCGCTCTGGCGCGATGCACTCGATGCAACCGGTCAGCCCCCCTTGATGAAAAACAAGATTCGCGAAAACCGCCGCGAAACTCCGACCGCTCATTAG
- a CDS encoding NAD(P)H-hydrate epimerase, with protein MEKIFDSVRELDKRAEDTFNLKNGVLMEHAARSMAERIRSILSSCLLYPQNIQEPARQKNAWDLPYSHIKLPQPEPPFIQIVCGSGDNGGDGYALARLLADFCAVRIVSVKEPKSPLCKLQRERLELLGIPVAAELQERCDVLVDAVFGTGIRGSLDSEMCALIERMNAVQSYKVACDIPSGLNEFGIPSTVAFRADETCTMGALKTALYADAAKDYTGTIHVCNLGLPRRCYEGETDTFLLSVADMKLPHRSVQNTHKMSYGHGLFFCGEKNGACMLAATAALHFGIGLVTVFGEPVPAAPFDFMYTLQLPENFSAAMVGSGLGRSSDAQARAFDFLSQEHVREQPLILDADILHNTKLPELLPLFKAPILTPHPKEFQSLLANSGLAQVSVAEIQERRFEYLRQFCGAFPQAVIVLKGAYPLIGCGNQVFVNPLGTNALAKAGSGDVLSGMITALAAQGYSPLEAALTGSLAHAEAAKLLHTSDYGLTASALAEAAAKLG; from the coding sequence ATGGAAAAGATATTTGACTCGGTACGAGAGTTGGATAAGCGGGCGGAAGATACCTTTAATCTAAAAAACGGCGTGCTGATGGAGCATGCAGCTCGCAGCATGGCTGAACGTATCCGGAGTATTCTTTCATCGTGTTTATTGTATCCACAAAATATACAGGAACCCGCGAGGCAGAAAAATGCATGGGATTTGCCGTATTCGCACATCAAACTGCCACAGCCAGAACCGCCGTTTATACAGATTGTTTGCGGTTCGGGTGATAATGGTGGAGACGGGTATGCTCTTGCACGGCTGCTTGCCGATTTTTGTGCTGTTCGGATTGTTTCGGTAAAAGAACCGAAATCGCCTTTGTGTAAACTACAACGGGAGCGGCTTGAGCTGCTCGGCATACCGGTAGCTGCCGAATTGCAAGAACGTTGTGATGTGCTGGTCGATGCGGTGTTCGGTACCGGAATCCGCGGCAGCCTTGATAGCGAAATGTGCGCTTTGATTGAACGGATGAATGCCGTACAGAGCTATAAGGTTGCCTGCGATATTCCGAGCGGTTTAAATGAATTCGGTATACCGTCGACTGTTGCGTTCCGCGCCGATGAAACTTGTACCATGGGTGCCCTTAAAACCGCTCTCTATGCCGACGCCGCAAAGGATTATACCGGCACTATTCATGTTTGTAATCTCGGTCTGCCGCGGCGCTGCTACGAAGGTGAGACCGACACCTTTCTCTTGTCTGTAGCGGATATGAAGCTGCCTCACCGCAGCGTACAAAATACCCACAAGATGAGCTACGGACACGGCCTTTTTTTCTGCGGTGAAAAAAACGGCGCCTGTATGTTGGCAGCCACAGCTGCGCTCCACTTCGGAATCGGTTTGGTGACTGTATTCGGAGAACCTGTGCCTGCCGCTCCGTTCGATTTTATGTATACGTTGCAGCTGCCCGAAAATTTTTCGGCAGCAATGGTCGGCTCCGGATTAGGGCGAAGTTCCGATGCACAGGCTCGGGCGTTCGACTTTCTTTCACAAGAGCACGTTCGGGAACAGCCTCTTATTCTTGATGCCGACATACTGCATAACACCAAGCTGCCTGAACTGCTGCCGCTTTTCAAAGCGCCTATTTTAACGCCGCATCCAAAGGAGTTCCAAAGTCTGCTTGCAAATAGCGGGCTTGCGCAGGTAAGTGTCGCCGAAATACAGGAGCGCCGGTTTGAATATTTGAGGCAGTTTTGCGGCGCTTTCCCGCAGGCAGTTATAGTATTGAAAGGCGCTTATCCACTGATTGGGTGCGGAAACCAAGTATTTGTGAACCCGCTCGGAACCAATGCGCTCGCCAAAGCGGGTTCGGGCGATGTCTTGAGCGGGATGATTACCGCATTAGCGGCGCAAGGATATTCGCCGCTTGAAGCAGCCCTGACAGGTAGCCTTGCCCATGCCGAGGCTGCAAAGCTACTGCATACTTCCGACTACGGTTTAACGGCGAGTGCACTTGCGGAGGCCGCTGCTAAGCTGGGATAG